A region from the Wansuia hejianensis genome encodes:
- a CDS encoding DUF2992 family protein, which translates to MDPKCMPRKINSQLRDKGIGTKAQQALKLQYEQNKELIGSVCNGVLKIII; encoded by the coding sequence ATCGATCCAAAGTGTATGCCAAGAAAAATCAACAGCCAATTAAGGGACAAAGGGATCGGCACAAAAGCGCAGCAGGCACTAAAACTCCAATACGAACAAAACAAGGAGCTCATCGGCTCTGTTTGTAATGGAGTATTAAAAATTATTATTTAA
- a CDS encoding HD domain-containing protein, with translation MDRERFEKQKNFILEIDKEKSIFRQTHLSGGGRRENDAEHAWHMAVMVYLLQEYANEPIDIARTMMMVLTHDLVEIDAGDTYAYDAAGKATEHERETAAADRIFGLLPEDQGRLMRGLWEEFEAYETPEARFAHTMDNFQPMLLNDSNGGGDWKARGIKRSQTEKRNEKTGTGSREIWEYMKTLLDANVAKGSLKDE, from the coding sequence ATGGACAGAGAACGATTTGAAAAACAGAAAAATTTTATTCTGGAGATCGACAAAGAGAAGAGTATTTTCCGCCAGACACATCTGAGCGGAGGCGGGCGCAGAGAAAATGACGCGGAGCATGCCTGGCATATGGCGGTCATGGTTTACCTGCTGCAGGAATATGCTAACGAACCGATAGATATCGCCAGAACTATGATGATGGTGCTGACTCATGATCTGGTGGAGATTGACGCCGGGGATACATATGCGTATGATGCGGCAGGAAAGGCTACGGAGCATGAGCGTGAGACGGCCGCGGCGGACAGGATCTTCGGGCTGCTGCCGGAGGATCAGGGCCGGCTGATGCGGGGCCTGTGGGAAGAGTTTGAGGCATATGAGACGCCGGAGGCCCGGTTTGCCCACACAATGGACAACTTTCAGCCGATGCTTCTGAATGATTCCAACGGAGGAGGAGACTGGAAAGCCCGGGGCATTAAACGGTCCCAGACGGAGAAGAGGAATGAAAAGACAGGAACAGGTTCCAGGGAGATCTGGGAATATATGAAAACATTGCTGGACGCCAACGTGGCAAAAGGAAGTCTGAAGGATGAATAA
- a CDS encoding MATE family efflux transporter, giving the protein MKATIKDMTRGNPAKLIFLFAIPLILGNLFQQFYMLVDTIVVGQGVGVDALAAIGAADWINWMVLGLVTGLTQGFSILFSQLYGAEDYRGLKKAVGNSIKLTAGAAVLFVVVTELAIDPVLGILQTPADIFDGAAIYLRILFAGVPIILAYNLAAAILRALGDSKSPLYAMIVAAGVNVGLDLLFVMVFHWGIPGAAGATVIAQGCSFLFCLLRIRKIEILQISREDLRLKGDLVSSLLRLGLPIMFQNTVISVGGMVLQSVINKVGVLFVAGFTATNKLYGMMEMAAISYGFAVTTYVGQNLGAGKYERIKKGVSRAVLMALLTAVLISAVMLIFGKPILSMFISASPEKAAEVLRVAYYYLTILSVCLPVLYLLHAYLCALRGMGDTLIPLLSGFVEFGMRVLAAKVLPALLGQTGIFYAEVMAWSGAAVLVAVTYYIRIRKLTGRPGLGTSSSAGPAGK; this is encoded by the coding sequence ATGAAAGCAACAATTAAGGATATGACACGGGGCAATCCGGCAAAATTGATATTTCTATTTGCAATTCCTCTGATATTGGGGAATTTGTTTCAACAGTTTTACATGTTGGTGGACACAATTGTAGTCGGACAGGGTGTTGGCGTTGACGCTCTGGCAGCCATCGGTGCGGCCGACTGGATCAACTGGATGGTGCTCGGGCTGGTTACAGGCCTCACCCAGGGCTTTTCCATATTGTTTTCCCAGTTATATGGTGCTGAGGATTACCGCGGTTTAAAAAAGGCGGTGGGTAATTCAATCAAGCTGACCGCTGGTGCGGCAGTTTTGTTCGTGGTGGTGACAGAGCTGGCGATTGATCCGGTTCTGGGGATTCTGCAGACGCCGGCGGATATCTTTGACGGCGCGGCTATCTATCTGAGAATCTTATTCGCGGGAGTTCCGATCATTTTGGCCTACAATCTGGCAGCCGCCATTCTGCGCGCATTGGGAGACAGTAAGTCGCCTCTCTACGCGATGATAGTAGCAGCCGGAGTGAATGTGGGGCTGGATCTCTTGTTTGTTATGGTATTTCACTGGGGGATTCCCGGGGCGGCGGGGGCTACAGTGATCGCACAGGGCTGTTCTTTCCTGTTTTGCCTGCTAAGAATACGGAAAATTGAGATTCTGCAGATTTCCAGAGAAGATCTGCGGCTGAAAGGGGACCTGGTATCTTCGCTGCTTCGCCTGGGGCTTCCCATCATGTTCCAGAATACGGTTATTTCGGTAGGAGGCATGGTGCTGCAGTCAGTGATTAATAAAGTGGGGGTGCTGTTTGTGGCGGGCTTTACGGCCACTAATAAGCTGTATGGGATGATGGAGATGGCGGCCATATCCTATGGTTTTGCGGTGACTACCTATGTGGGGCAGAATCTGGGGGCAGGTAAATATGAGCGGATTAAAAAAGGAGTTTCCAGGGCAGTTCTGATGGCGCTTTTAACGGCAGTTCTGATTTCTGCCGTGATGCTGATATTTGGAAAGCCGATTCTGAGCATGTTCATATCCGCCAGCCCTGAAAAAGCGGCAGAGGTTCTCCGAGTAGCTTACTATTATCTGACTATATTATCGGTGTGCCTGCCTGTTTTGTATCTGCTGCATGCGTATCTGTGTGCGCTGAGAGGGATGGGGGATACGTTGATTCCGCTGCTTTCTGGTTTTGTGGAATTTGGGATGCGCGTGCTGGCTGCGAAAGTGCTGCCGGCGCTTTTGGGGCAGACCGGCATCTTTTATGCGGAAGTCATGGCCTGGTCCGGGGCTGCCGTTCTGGTTGCAGTTACATATTATATCCGGATACGCAAGCTGACTGGCCGGCCCGGACTAGGGACGTCTTCCTCCGCCGGGCCGGCTGGTAAATGA
- a CDS encoding aminopeptidase, which produces MTEEFDEWERYELALERIRQIPMDRSVPVVYQDFFEKEASFIIQMNGLRVKLERGEYRDACLSELELMNHGLYADILPENYETCYGNPAYAAAMFGEEYGRLLSFLYAELRGLIVFAYEDRLWDMLTSMELFLECYHMFEEEELPGVQALRSAIYWYVSDYSQEMMEYRVREMVDPSLSFAADLIMKEDLSDVRYLYRFGEYITENERKTAEFLNSLSQEEIGAMARTFTEGYRMGFVNGGKDLSKKKTVNIRYCLGFERIIREAVKQFAEMGLRPVIYRAASHSVNKRQHLRIGYYGAVPNQQFDYDHKNDAAIYLDEKLVSRKLQAMQLAFEKYREQANAHAGPACMDVFGETPFIPENKRAACQLSEDQQRLQVRYDSESGQITNRYIIGEERSFTIIAYPVPEIGSGYEEIFREVVKINTLDNRKYQKIQQKLIDALDEGSSVRIRGMDGNETDLTVQLHTLGNPAKETNFENCLADVNIPVGEVFTSPILKGTGGVLHVKQVYLEEFRYLDLKITVEDGMIRGYTCSNFEKEEDNRRYIEENILFHHDSLPMGEFAIGTNTAAYRMARDYQIADKLPILIAEKMGPHFAFGDTCYSWQEETKVYNPDGKEIVARDNERSLLRKTDVSQAYFGCHTDITIPYEELGSIRVVREDGTEVSLIENGRFVLPGTEELNEPLNR; this is translated from the coding sequence ATGACAGAAGAATTCGACGAATGGGAACGGTATGAGCTGGCTCTGGAACGGATCAGGCAGATCCCCATGGACCGTTCGGTGCCGGTGGTCTATCAGGATTTTTTTGAGAAAGAGGCTTCTTTTATCATACAGATGAACGGCCTGCGGGTGAAGCTGGAGAGGGGCGAATACCGTGACGCCTGCCTGTCAGAGCTGGAATTGATGAACCATGGACTCTATGCCGACATTCTGCCGGAGAATTATGAGACGTGTTATGGGAATCCGGCGTATGCTGCCGCTATGTTCGGAGAGGAATACGGGCGGCTGCTGAGCTTTCTGTATGCAGAGCTTCGGGGGCTGATTGTCTTTGCTTATGAGGACAGGCTCTGGGATATGCTGACGTCCATGGAGCTGTTTTTGGAATGCTATCACATGTTTGAGGAAGAAGAACTTCCCGGGGTTCAGGCTCTCAGGTCGGCTATTTACTGGTATGTGAGTGATTACAGCCAGGAGATGATGGAATACCGCGTCAGGGAAATGGTAGATCCCTCTCTCAGTTTTGCGGCAGACCTGATTATGAAGGAAGATTTATCGGACGTCCGGTATCTCTACCGCTTTGGTGAATATATCACGGAAAATGAAAGAAAGACGGCGGAATTCCTCAATTCGCTGTCCCAGGAGGAGATTGGGGCGATGGCCCGCACCTTTACGGAGGGTTACCGGATGGGGTTCGTGAACGGCGGCAAAGATCTGAGCAAAAAGAAGACGGTCAATATTCGTTATTGCCTGGGCTTTGAACGAATAATCCGTGAGGCAGTGAAACAATTTGCGGAAATGGGGCTGAGGCCGGTGATCTACCGGGCGGCCAGCCACTCTGTCAACAAAAGGCAGCATCTGCGCATCGGGTATTATGGGGCGGTCCCCAATCAACAATTTGATTACGATCACAAGAATGACGCGGCCATTTACCTGGATGAAAAGCTGGTCTCCAGAAAGCTTCAGGCTATGCAGCTGGCTTTTGAAAAATACAGGGAACAGGCCAACGCCCATGCCGGACCGGCCTGCATGGATGTGTTCGGGGAAACCCCTTTCATTCCGGAAAACAAGCGTGCGGCCTGCCAGCTCTCAGAAGATCAGCAGAGACTACAGGTGCGGTATGACAGTGAGTCGGGGCAGATTACCAACCGGTATATCATCGGGGAAGAGAGGAGCTTTACGATCATTGCCTATCCGGTTCCGGAGATAGGGTCTGGCTATGAAGAAATTTTCCGTGAGGTTGTAAAAATTAATACTCTGGATAACAGAAAATATCAGAAGATTCAACAGAAGCTCATCGACGCTCTTGACGAAGGAAGCAGTGTCCGCATACGGGGAATGGACGGCAATGAGACCGATCTGACCGTTCAGCTGCATACTCTCGGCAATCCGGCAAAGGAGACGAATTTTGAGAATTGCCTGGCGGATGTCAATATCCCTGTGGGAGAGGTGTTCACGTCCCCGATTCTGAAAGGGACCGGCGGAGTCCTGCATGTGAAGCAGGTGTATCTGGAGGAGTTCCGGTATCTGGATTTGAAGATCACTGTGGAAGACGGAATGATCCGTGGCTATACCTGTTCTAATTTTGAAAAGGAAGAAGATAACCGCAGATATATAGAGGAAAATATCCTGTTTCACCATGACAGCCTTCCTATGGGGGAATTTGCCATAGGGACCAATACGGCAGCTTACCGGATGGCCAGGGACTATCAGATTGCGGACAAGCTGCCGATTCTGATCGCTGAGAAGATGGGGCCGCATTTTGCCTTCGGAGATACCTGTTACAGCTGGCAGGAGGAGACGAAAGTCTATAACCCCGACGGAAAAGAGATTGTCGCCAGGGATAATGAGCGTTCTCTCCTGAGAAAGACAGACGTGAGCCAGGCGTATTTCGGATGTCATACCGACATCACGATCCCCTATGAAGAGCTGGGCAGCATCCGGGTTGTGAGGGAAGACGGTACGGAAGTCTCTCTGATTGAAAACGGCCGTTTTGTGCTTCCGGGGACGGAAGAACTGAATGAACCCCTGAATCGGTGA
- the purE gene encoding 5-(carboxyamino)imidazole ribonucleotide mutase: MAKVGIVMGSDSDMPVMAKAADMLEKFGIEYEMTIISAHREPDVFFEYAKTAEDKGFKVIIAGAGMAAHLPGMCAAIFPMPVIGIPMHTTSLGGRDSLYSIVQMPSGIPVATVAINGGANAGILAAKILAASDPELLAKVKAYAAELKDQVVAKDAKLQEVGYKNYTK, from the coding sequence ATGGCAAAAGTGGGAATTGTAATGGGAAGCGACTCTGACATGCCGGTTATGGCTAAGGCGGCAGATATGCTTGAGAAATTCGGCATTGAATATGAGATGACAATTATCTCAGCGCACAGGGAGCCGGACGTATTTTTTGAATATGCGAAGACGGCGGAGGATAAAGGATTCAAAGTAATCATAGCGGGAGCCGGCATGGCGGCGCATCTGCCGGGCATGTGCGCGGCTATTTTTCCGATGCCTGTCATCGGTATCCCCATGCACACAACATCGCTGGGAGGCCGTGATTCTCTGTATTCCATCGTTCAGATGCCTTCCGGAATTCCGGTTGCTACTGTCGCCATTAACGGGGGAGCCAATGCGGGCATTCTGGCGGCCAAGATCCTGGCTGCTTCAGATCCGGAGCTGCTTGCGAAGGTAAAAGCCTATGCGGCTGAACTGAAGGACCAGGTGGTGGCTAAGGACGCCAAGCTGCAGGAAGTCGGATATAAAAACTACACAAAATAA
- the purM gene encoding phosphoribosylformylglycinamidine cyclo-ligase → MDYKNAGVDIEAGYKSVELMKEHIRKTVRPEMLGGIGGFSGAFSMEKFKDMEKPTLVSGTDGVGTKLKLAFLMDRHDTVGIDCVAMCVNDIACAGGEPLFFLDYIACGRNTPEKIAEIVKGVAEGCCQAGAALIGGETAEMPGFYPEDEYDLAGFAVGVVDEKDLITGRDLSAGDVLIGLASSGVHSNGFSLVRKIFDMTRESLDTYYEELGTTLGDALIAPTKIYVKALKSVKDSGVTVKGCSHITGGGFYENVPRMLKDGVFAVITKDSYPVPPIFRMMAEKGQVEEKMMYNTYNMGIGMILAVNPEDVDTAMKAIRSAGEAPYVIGHIETGEKGVQLV, encoded by the coding sequence ATGGACTATAAAAACGCAGGTGTGGATATAGAAGCCGGATATAAATCAGTAGAGCTTATGAAGGAGCACATCAGGAAAACGGTGCGTCCGGAGATGCTGGGAGGTATCGGCGGATTTTCAGGCGCCTTCTCCATGGAGAAGTTTAAAGACATGGAAAAGCCCACACTGGTGTCCGGGACAGATGGCGTCGGCACCAAGCTGAAGCTGGCATTTCTCATGGACCGGCATGATACGGTCGGCATTGATTGTGTGGCCATGTGTGTGAATGACATCGCTTGCGCGGGCGGGGAGCCTCTGTTTTTCCTGGATTATATTGCGTGCGGCCGTAATACGCCGGAAAAGATCGCGGAGATCGTGAAGGGAGTTGCGGAGGGTTGCTGCCAGGCAGGAGCGGCGCTGATCGGCGGAGAGACGGCTGAGATGCCTGGATTTTATCCGGAGGACGAATATGACCTGGCCGGGTTTGCCGTGGGCGTAGTGGATGAAAAAGACCTGATTACCGGCAGGGACCTGAGCGCAGGAGACGTGCTGATCGGCCTGGCTTCTTCAGGAGTACACAGCAATGGATTTTCCCTGGTGCGCAAGATCTTTGATATGACAAGAGAGTCTCTCGATACTTATTATGAAGAGCTGGGAACTACGCTGGGAGACGCGCTGATCGCTCCGACAAAGATATATGTAAAAGCGCTGAAGAGTGTGAAGGATTCCGGGGTGACCGTTAAGGGCTGCAGCCATATCACGGGAGGCGGGTTCTATGAGAACGTTCCGAGAATGCTGAAGGACGGCGTTTTTGCCGTGATCACGAAGGACAGCTATCCGGTGCCGCCGATCTTCCGCATGATGGCGGAAAAGGGCCAGGTGGAAGAGAAGATGATGTATAATACCTATAACATGGGCATTGGAATGATTTTGGCGGTGAATCCAGAGGACGTCGATACCGCGATGAAAGCGATCCGGTCGGCCGGGGAAGCTCCTTATGTGATCGGGCACATCGAGACCGGTGAGAAGGGCGTTCAGCTGGTATAA
- a CDS encoding YdcF family protein, translated as MHDKLLKNFTDFIFVNDPPREADIIFVPGNGYPQMAEKAAWLWKEGVAPEILPSGRYSVLTGHFSGVLAKAEVYGGDYQTEWEFLKDVLVKNGVPETAVLREDQAMYTYENAIYSRQVLDTLGRVVKTGIICCKEYHARRCLLYYQLLFPDAELLVCPADTGINRENWMDSGEGIDQVLSEIERCGGQFHKILRNL; from the coding sequence ATGCACGATAAATTACTGAAGAATTTTACGGATTTTATCTTTGTAAATGATCCGCCACGTGAAGCGGATATCATATTCGTGCCGGGGAACGGTTATCCGCAGATGGCTGAAAAGGCCGCCTGGCTCTGGAAAGAAGGGGTTGCCCCGGAGATTCTGCCATCGGGCAGATACAGTGTGCTGACAGGACATTTCAGCGGCGTGCTGGCGAAGGCGGAAGTGTATGGGGGTGATTATCAGACGGAGTGGGAGTTCCTGAAGGATGTGCTGGTGAAAAACGGCGTGCCTGAAACGGCGGTTCTCAGAGAAGATCAGGCAATGTACACCTATGAAAATGCAATCTATTCCCGCCAGGTGCTGGATACTCTGGGCAGGGTGGTGAAGACGGGCATTATATGCTGTAAAGAATACCATGCCAGGAGATGTCTGTTGTATTACCAGCTGTTATTCCCGGATGCAGAACTTCTCGTATGCCCCGCGGATACAGGTATCAACCGTGAGAACTGGATGGACAGCGGAGAGGGAATTGATCAGGTTCTGAGCGAAATAGAGCGGTGCGGAGGCCAATTTCATAAAATTCTCCGCAATTTATAA
- the purD gene encoding phosphoribosylamine--glycine ligase, protein MKILIVGSGGREHAIAWKVAQSPKAEKIYCAPGNAGIAGIAECVNIGAMEFDRLVSFAKENEIDLTIVGMDDPLVGGIVDVFEAEGLRVFGPRKNAAVLEGSKAFSKDLMKKYNIPTAAYETFEEPEAALQYLEHAEFPIVLKADGLALGKGVLICSTLEEARAGVKEIMLDKKFGTAGNQMVIEEFMTGREVSVLSFVDGKIVKTMASAQDHKRAKDGDQGLNTGGMGNFSPTPFYTREVDEFCQKYIFQPTVDAMAAEGRPFKGVIFFGLMLTASGPKVLEYNARFGDPEAQVVLPRMKNDMIEVIEACIDGTLDQVDLQFTDEAAVCVVLASDGYPVSYEKGFPVRGLDHFTGKDGYYVFHAGTKFNEKGEIVTNGGRVLGVTALGEDLKAARANAYRAVELVDFDNKYFRHDIGKAIDEA, encoded by the coding sequence ATGAAGATTCTGATTGTTGGAAGCGGCGGAAGAGAGCATGCGATCGCCTGGAAGGTGGCGCAGAGCCCGAAGGCAGAGAAAATCTACTGCGCTCCGGGAAATGCCGGGATTGCCGGGATTGCGGAGTGTGTGAACATCGGCGCCATGGAGTTTGACAGACTGGTGTCCTTCGCCAAGGAAAACGAGATTGACCTGACAATCGTGGGCATGGATGATCCCCTGGTAGGCGGGATTGTGGACGTGTTTGAAGCAGAAGGCCTCCGCGTGTTCGGCCCACGTAAAAATGCGGCGGTCCTGGAGGGATCGAAGGCATTTTCTAAGGATCTGATGAAAAAATATAACATACCGACAGCAGCCTATGAGACTTTTGAAGAGCCTGAAGCGGCTCTTCAATATCTGGAGCATGCGGAATTCCCAATAGTGCTGAAGGCCGACGGCCTGGCGCTGGGCAAGGGCGTGCTGATCTGCAGCACTCTGGAAGAGGCCCGTGCAGGTGTGAAGGAAATTATGCTGGACAAGAAATTCGGCACGGCAGGCAACCAAATGGTCATCGAGGAGTTCATGACCGGCCGGGAAGTGTCTGTGCTGTCCTTTGTGGATGGGAAAATTGTGAAAACCATGGCTTCCGCCCAGGACCACAAGCGGGCAAAGGACGGAGACCAGGGCTTGAATACGGGCGGAATGGGCAATTTTTCCCCAACTCCGTTCTATACCAGGGAGGTAGATGAATTCTGCCAGAAATATATTTTCCAGCCTACAGTGGACGCGATGGCCGCGGAAGGCAGGCCCTTTAAAGGGGTCATCTTTTTCGGACTGATGCTTACAGCCAGCGGTCCGAAGGTGCTGGAGTATAATGCCAGATTCGGAGATCCTGAGGCTCAGGTTGTGCTGCCAAGGATGAAGAACGATATGATTGAAGTGATTGAGGCGTGTATTGACGGAACACTGGATCAGGTAGACCTGCAGTTCACCGATGAGGCGGCGGTCTGTGTGGTCCTGGCCAGCGACGGATATCCGGTCTCTTACGAAAAAGGCTTCCCGGTCAGAGGATTGGATCATTTCACTGGGAAAGACGGCTATTATGTGTTCCATGCGGGAACGAAGTTTAATGAAAAAGGAGAGATTGTCACCAATGGCGGCCGGGTGCTGGGGGTAACCGCGCTGGGTGAGGATTTGAAAGCTGCCAGGGCGAATGCATACAGGGCTGTGGAACTGGTGGATTTTGATAACAAGTATTTCCGCCATGACATTGGAAAGGCAATTGACGAAGCATAA
- a CDS encoding superoxide dismutase, producing the protein MNEHYKFVNRPLPYAYDALEPYIDAKTMWLHHSRHLQTYIDNLNKALLEYPQFQDWTLEELLVNIPSLPDAIQTPVRNNGGGVYNHQFYFSNLSNPAPMHPTGMLSEAIQTEFGSFRSFKNSMKDAAASVFGSGYAWLVVDAAGRLKILTTANQDTPLPLGLCPVLNIDVWEHAYYLKHYNLRADYIEDWFQVVNWTQTNNNYLNCFPANSR; encoded by the coding sequence ATGAACGAGCACTACAAATTCGTAAACCGCCCTCTCCCCTATGCATATGACGCCCTGGAACCTTACATTGACGCGAAGACCATGTGGCTTCACCACAGCAGGCACCTGCAAACCTATATTGATAATCTGAATAAGGCTCTCCTTGAATACCCTCAGTTCCAGGATTGGACACTGGAAGAGCTTCTCGTAAATATTCCAAGCCTTCCGGATGCCATTCAGACTCCTGTCCGGAATAACGGCGGCGGAGTATATAATCATCAGTTTTATTTTTCCAACCTGTCAAACCCTGCTCCCATGCATCCGACCGGAATGCTGAGTGAAGCCATACAGACGGAATTCGGTAGCTTCCGATCCTTTAAAAACAGCATGAAAGATGCCGCGGCCTCAGTCTTCGGTTCCGGCTATGCCTGGCTGGTGGTCGATGCTGCCGGACGCCTCAAAATTCTGACAACCGCCAACCAGGATACCCCTCTTCCGCTGGGACTGTGCCCGGTGCTGAATATAGATGTCTGGGAACACGCCTATTACTTAAAGCATTACAATCTACGGGCAGATTATATAGAGGACTGGTTCCAGGTGGTGAACTGGACACAGACAAACAACAACTACCTCAACTGCTTTCCGGCAAACAGCCGGTGA
- the rlmD gene encoding 23S rRNA (uracil(1939)-C(5))-methyltransferase RlmD: MKKGEIYEGVIDKVVFPNKGIIFVGEDTVTVKNGIPGQRIRFQINKKRKNRMEGRLLEVLEKSPEEVRSPLCSIFPACGGCMYQTMDYEAQLEMKAGQIRELMDQAIAGAGQVDSEGKPDYCFEGIKASPKEFEYRNKMEYSFGDEYKGGPLALGLHKKGSTYDVLTASDCKIVHEDLNRILSCVLEYFRSRGGTYYHKLTHEGYLRHLLVRRSEATGEILTALVTSSQEEWDLELLAEQICSLPLEGRLAGVLHMINDSLADVVKSNETRVLWGQDYFYEKILGLQFKVTPFSFFQTNSQGAEVLYETAREMIGDVENATVFDLYSGTGTIAQMLAPVAGRVIGVEIVEEAVEAAKENAELNGLHNCSFLAGDVLKVLDEIQERPDFIVLDPPREGIHPKALPKIIEFGVERMVYISCKPTSLVRDLEIILQNGYRVERMSCVDMFPGTVHVETAVLLVRKP; encoded by the coding sequence ATGAAAAAAGGCGAGATTTATGAGGGCGTTATAGATAAGGTTGTGTTTCCCAACAAAGGAATAATTTTTGTGGGTGAGGACACGGTGACGGTCAAAAATGGCATTCCGGGGCAGAGAATCCGTTTCCAGATCAATAAAAAGAGAAAAAACAGAATGGAAGGGCGTCTGCTGGAAGTGCTGGAGAAGTCCCCGGAGGAAGTGCGCAGCCCTCTGTGTAGTATCTTTCCGGCCTGCGGAGGCTGTATGTATCAGACGATGGATTATGAAGCACAGCTGGAGATGAAAGCGGGTCAGATCCGGGAGCTGATGGATCAGGCGATTGCCGGCGCCGGGCAGGTGGATTCTGAGGGGAAGCCGGATTACTGCTTTGAAGGCATCAAAGCCAGCCCAAAGGAATTTGAATACCGGAATAAGATGGAATATTCTTTCGGCGATGAATATAAGGGAGGTCCTCTGGCGCTGGGGCTCCATAAGAAAGGCAGCACATATGACGTGCTGACCGCTTCAGACTGTAAAATCGTCCATGAGGACCTGAACAGGATTCTCAGCTGTGTGCTGGAATATTTCAGGAGCCGGGGCGGGACCTATTATCATAAGCTGACCCATGAGGGATATCTTCGCCACTTGCTGGTGCGCCGGTCGGAGGCGACAGGAGAGATACTGACAGCGCTGGTTACCAGCAGCCAGGAGGAATGGGATCTGGAGCTGCTGGCTGAACAGATCTGCAGCCTTCCGCTGGAGGGCCGGTTAGCCGGCGTACTGCATATGATTAATGATTCATTGGCTGATGTGGTGAAGAGCAATGAGACAAGAGTGCTGTGGGGGCAGGATTATTTTTATGAAAAAATACTGGGGCTGCAGTTCAAGGTCACGCCGTTCTCGTTTTTCCAGACGAATTCCCAAGGGGCCGAGGTGCTGTATGAGACTGCGAGAGAGATGATTGGGGACGTGGAGAACGCTACTGTGTTCGATCTCTACAGCGGGACGGGCACAATCGCGCAGATGCTCGCTCCGGTGGCAGGGCGCGTGATCGGCGTGGAGATCGTGGAGGAAGCGGTAGAGGCCGCGAAAGAAAATGCGGAATTGAACGGGCTGCACAATTGCAGCTTTTTGGCCGGGGATGTGCTGAAGGTGCTGGATGAGATACAGGAGCGGCCGGACTTTATCGTGCTGGACCCGCCGAGAGAGGGGATACATCCTAAGGCGCTGCCTAAGATCATTGAATTTGGCGTGGAACGGATGGTGTATATATCTTGCAAGCCCACAAGTCTGGTGAGGGATCTGGAGATCATCTTGCAGAATGGGTATAGGGTGGAGCGGATGAGCTGTGTTGATATGTTTCCGGGCACGGTACATGTTGAAACCGCCGTGTTGCTTGTGCGGAAACCTTGA
- a CDS encoding DUF6142 family protein, translating to MAKKYKYSFTRDHEAKEGLEALVLSGISFAAFIVLAIISFAFSGKGGAVLGAIGLVAMLLAVYGCYLGLKGLAEKNTGHRFAAIGTIFAGVMSIIWLALFLVGVK from the coding sequence ATGGCAAAAAAATATAAGTATTCTTTTACCAGAGATCATGAGGCAAAAGAGGGGCTGGAAGCGCTGGTGCTATCCGGCATCTCTTTTGCTGCTTTTATTGTGCTGGCGATTATTTCCTTCGCCTTTTCAGGAAAGGGCGGAGCCGTGCTGGGTGCGATAGGGCTGGTGGCCATGCTTCTGGCTGTGTACGGCTGTTACCTGGGGCTGAAAGGGCTGGCGGAGAAGAACACCGGACACCGTTTTGCGGCGATCGGTACGATATTTGCGGGGGTCATGTCCATAATCTGGCTGGCCCTGTTTTTGGTAGGAGTGAAGTAA
- the purN gene encoding phosphoribosylglycinamide formyltransferase, translating to MLKMAVLVSGGGTNLQAILDAMDNGIITNAEISAVISNNPGAYALKRAEARGIDAVCISPKSFENREAFNEALLAKIQSYGVDLVVLAGCLVVIPKIMVDAYPNRIINIHPALIPAFCGTGYYGLKVHEAALERGVKITGATVHFVDAGTDTGPIILQKAVEIREDDTPEILQRRVMEEAEWVIMPKAIDLIANGRVTVKDGRVHIS from the coding sequence ATGTTAAAGATGGCGGTACTCGTATCCGGAGGCGGCACCAATCTGCAGGCCATCCTGGATGCGATGGATAATGGCATAATTACCAACGCGGAAATTTCAGCGGTGATCAGTAATAATCCCGGAGCCTATGCCCTGAAGCGGGCGGAGGCCAGAGGGATAGACGCAGTGTGCATTTCACCGAAGAGCTTTGAGAACCGGGAAGCGTTTAACGAAGCGCTTCTGGCCAAGATCCAGTCTTATGGTGTGGATCTGGTAGTGCTGGCAGGCTGTCTGGTGGTGATTCCCAAGATCATGGTAGACGCGTATCCGAACCGGATCATCAACATCCATCCGGCGCTGATTCCGGCCTTTTGTGGGACCGGATATTATGGGCTGAAGGTCCATGAGGCGGCGTTGGAGCGGGGAGTGAAGATCACGGGAGCTACGGTTCATTTTGTGGATGCGGGAACTGATACCGGGCCGATCATCCTGCAGAAGGCTGTGGAGATCCGGGAGGATGATACGCCGGAGATCCTGCAGCGGAGAGTGATGGAAGAAGCTGAATGGGTCATCATGCCGAAGGCGATTGACCTGATCGCCAACGGCCGGGTGACAGTGAAGGACGGCCGGGTACATATCAGCTGA